In Antechinus flavipes isolate AdamAnt ecotype Samford, QLD, Australia chromosome 3, AdamAnt_v2, whole genome shotgun sequence, a genomic segment contains:
- the LOC127554322 gene encoding LOW QUALITY PROTEIN: major histocompatibility complex class I-related gene protein-like (The sequence of the model RefSeq protein was modified relative to this genomic sequence to represent the inferred CDS: inserted 1 base in 1 codon), with the protein MTEKNPLYSLLFLFILRCLANAQPHVLQYNIFVTVMDGEPLLVSVLGYLKGDLFLYYDSKIQTPEPRSTLLDSITKTDTWKTEKNNVKEIVKDFRIILGKVMEQNNRNTGSHIFQEILGCELHKDGSIRGFLRFGYNGEDFLTFHSENLTWEALHPAARSLKNAFEAEPVETKIQKAKLEGDYCFKLQKYLEVWNKKKAVPPLLNLTRKKCRAYNLFPGNIKITLYENGYTLSQRDQEGTIIRPSGDGTYQAWASRSVYSENSNYTCHVEHQGTNQTTSKSLGPVSEANRRYGIPPALXFGVFVAAVHMIYEMMI; encoded by the exons atgacagaaaaaaacccGTTGTATAGTCTTCTATTTCTGTTCATCCTGCGGTGTTTGGCTAATGCAC aacCTCATGTTCTTCAATACAATATATTTGTCACAGTCATGGATGGAGAACCCCTCTTAGTTTCTGTCCTTGGCTACCTAAAAGGTGACTTATTCCTTTATTATGATAGTAAAATCCAGACACCTGAACCTCGAAGTACTTTGTTAGACAGCATTACAAAAACAGACACTtggaagacagagaagaacaaTGTGAAGGAGATTGTAAAGGATTTCAGGATTATTCTGGGAAAAGTTATGGAGCAGAACAACCGAAACACAG GTTCTCACATCTTCCAGGAAATACTTGGCTGTGAACTCCATAAAGATGGGAGCATCCGAGGATTTTTGAGATTTGGTTATAATGGAGAGGACTTCCTTACCTTCCACTCTGAGAACCTCACCTGGGAGGCACTCCACCCTGCTGCTAGAAGTCTGAAGAATGCCTTTGAGGCAGAGCCAGTAGAAACAAAGATACAAAAAGCAAAGTTGGAAGGAGACTATTGTTTTAAACTTCAGAAGTACCTGGAAgtttggaataagaaaaaagcag TGCCCCCTTTACTGAATCTGACTCGCAAGAAGTGTAGAGCTTACAACCTTTTCCCTGGGAACATCAAGATAACCTTGTATGAGAATGGCTATACATTGAGCCAAAGGGACCAGGAAGGAACTATCATTCGACCTAGTGGAGATGGTACCTACCAAGCCTGGGCGTCTAGAAGTGTCTACTCTGAAAACTCAAATTATACTTGCCATGTGGAACATCAAGGAACCAACCAAACCACTTCTAAATCCTTGG GTCCTGTTTCAGAAGCAAACCGAAGATATGGGATCCCTCCTGCTC TTTTTGGTGTTTTTGTTGCTGCTGTGCATATGATATATGAAATGATGAtatga